Proteins encoded in a region of the Candidatus Omnitrophota bacterium genome:
- the tadA gene encoding Flp pilus assembly complex ATPase component TadA, which translates to MELPDRIIQLLESLGLMRAEQLNEAVRIQARSNQRLSQVLQQLGYIKDESVEQSLASQLDLPPTRLHIQDLDLSLAKRMESAYAYEQRVVPVATKGDMLVLATDRLFNVMAGATYSEVAGSAVKMVFSSTADLDKALKHLYPEGSLHAAADAAPIAPSARAPQEQSASFAKGSILKRAIESANEGEEGPVIQLVNSLVEDALERRASDIHLEALDDAVRIRYRVDGVLQEVLNAPKRLHGPISGRFKIMASMDIAEKRLPQDGRVAYRIAQKSLDMRVSTLPGLHGECMVLRLLEPTRVVKDLSELCMRKAELDAFEQVLDRPYGMLLVTGPTGGGKTTTLYAALQRLNTPKKKLITVEDPVEYQIEGINQVQVRNTVGLGFAQGLRSMLRQAPDVIMVGEIRDSETAQISIQAALTGHLVLSTLHTNDAPGAVTRLVDMGVPSYLVAATVQGVVAQRLVRSLCPECREPKDPSLAERALLEEALGSAPHETQLWKAKGCESCFDTGYLGRIGIFELLVMDEPMRELVVKKAGRMEYRKRAFGGKLKDMRADGMFKALEGKTTLEEVVRVTQGNNAGDWSG; encoded by the coding sequence TTGGAACTTCCAGATCGTATCATTCAGCTCCTGGAAAGCCTCGGCCTCATGCGGGCGGAGCAGCTCAATGAAGCGGTGCGCATTCAGGCCCGCTCCAATCAGCGGCTTTCCCAAGTCCTCCAACAGTTGGGTTACATCAAGGACGAGTCGGTGGAGCAATCCCTGGCTTCACAGCTCGACCTGCCTCCCACCCGTTTGCATATCCAAGACCTTGATCTGAGTTTGGCCAAGCGCATGGAATCTGCCTATGCCTATGAGCAGCGCGTGGTGCCGGTTGCGACCAAAGGCGACATGCTGGTTCTTGCGACAGACCGTCTCTTTAACGTGATGGCGGGTGCGACCTACAGCGAAGTGGCGGGGTCAGCCGTCAAGATGGTCTTTTCTTCAACCGCGGATTTGGATAAGGCTCTAAAACACCTCTATCCCGAGGGCAGTCTGCATGCGGCTGCGGACGCTGCGCCGATCGCGCCCTCTGCCAGAGCTCCGCAAGAACAGTCTGCCTCATTCGCCAAGGGGTCCATCCTCAAGAGAGCGATCGAGAGTGCAAATGAAGGCGAGGAGGGCCCGGTAATCCAACTGGTCAACTCCTTGGTCGAAGATGCGCTCGAACGCCGGGCAAGTGATATCCATTTGGAAGCCCTGGATGACGCGGTGCGAATCCGTTATCGCGTGGACGGAGTCTTGCAAGAGGTGCTCAATGCGCCAAAGCGTTTGCACGGCCCGATCAGCGGGCGTTTCAAAATCATGGCTTCGATGGATATTGCGGAGAAGCGTTTGCCTCAGGATGGGCGCGTCGCCTACCGGATTGCGCAGAAGAGTCTGGATATGCGGGTTTCCACTTTGCCGGGTTTGCATGGCGAGTGCATGGTGTTGCGGCTCTTGGAGCCCACCCGTGTTGTCAAGGACTTGTCCGAACTGTGTATGCGCAAGGCTGAGCTGGATGCCTTTGAGCAGGTTTTGGACCGGCCCTACGGCATGCTCCTGGTCACAGGGCCGACGGGGGGCGGGAAAACCACCACGCTTTATGCGGCCTTGCAGCGTCTCAATACTCCTAAAAAGAAGTTAATCACGGTCGAGGATCCGGTGGAGTACCAGATTGAAGGAATCAATCAAGTTCAGGTGCGCAATACAGTGGGCTTGGGTTTTGCCCAGGGCCTGCGTTCCATGCTGCGCCAGGCGCCTGACGTTATCATGGTGGGGGAAATCCGTGACTCGGAGACGGCGCAGATCTCCATACAGGCGGCGCTGACCGGGCATCTGGTGCTCAGCACCTTGCACACGAATGATGCGCCCGGGGCTGTGACGCGCTTGGTGGACATGGGAGTTCCTTCTTATTTGGTCGCAGCCACGGTCCAAGGAGTGGTGGCTCAGCGTTTGGTGCGCTCCCTTTGCCCGGAGTGCCGCGAGCCAAAGGATCCGAGCCTGGCTGAGAGGGCTTTGCTGGAAGAGGCGCTGGGCAGCGCTCCGCATGAGACGCAGCTCTGGAAAGCAAAAGGTTGCGAATCTTGTTTTGACACGGGCTATCTGGGCCGGATCGGGATTTTTGAACTCCTGGTGATGGATGAGCCCATGCGGGAGTTGGTTGTCAAGAAAGCCGGACGCATGGAGTACCGGAAGAGGGCTTTCGGGGGCAAGCTCAAGGACATGCGTGCGGATGGGATGTTCAAGGCTTTGGAGGGCAAGACCACCCTTGAGGAAGTGGTGCGTGTCACACAAGGCAACAATGCAGGAGATTGGAGTGGCTAA
- the tsaD gene encoding tRNA (adenosine(37)-N6)-threonylcarbamoyltransferase complex transferase subunit TsaD translates to MIVLGIETSCDETAAAVVEDGRWVRSSVVAASTDLQSEFGGVVPELASRCHLKWIRPVLRRALRDAGVPLQEIGLIAVTQGPGLVGALMVGVSLSKGLALGLGIPLIGVQHLQAHLYAPCLGSKDPSRFFPAVGLLVSGGHTCLLLMNNPAEARILGQTRDDAAGEAFDKVAQALGLGYPGGPAVEACAAEGNASAYAFPRARVRGRPLDFSFSGLKTAVLYELRDRWGIPLGPGRADPELRRKIANQDRADLCASFQEVVVQTLISQTLEACERARVRTLLVGGGVAANGRLRECLDAAAAEHGLQLFVSERRYCIDNAAMIAGLGYALYRSGKGAGLDMSPDPRMPFFGLEPGSI, encoded by the coding sequence ATGATTGTTTTGGGGATTGAGACTTCTTGTGACGAGACGGCCGCTGCTGTGGTGGAGGATGGCCGTTGGGTCCGTTCCAGCGTTGTTGCCGCGAGCACGGATTTGCAGTCTGAGTTCGGGGGTGTGGTTCCCGAGCTCGCTTCCCGTTGCCATCTAAAGTGGATCCGGCCGGTACTGCGCAGAGCCTTGCGTGATGCCGGGGTCCCGCTCCAGGAGATCGGCCTTATTGCGGTGACCCAGGGCCCGGGGCTCGTGGGCGCCTTGATGGTGGGAGTTTCCTTGAGCAAAGGCCTGGCCTTGGGTTTGGGAATTCCGCTGATTGGCGTGCAACATCTCCAGGCGCATCTGTATGCGCCTTGTTTAGGTTCCAAAGACCCTTCGCGATTTTTCCCAGCTGTTGGCTTATTGGTTTCCGGGGGGCATACTTGTTTGCTGCTAATGAATAACCCGGCCGAAGCGCGGATTCTGGGGCAGACCCGGGACGATGCAGCGGGTGAGGCCTTTGACAAGGTAGCCCAGGCTTTAGGTCTCGGATATCCGGGCGGGCCTGCGGTGGAGGCCTGTGCTGCTGAGGGCAATGCATCGGCCTATGCCTTTCCCAGGGCGCGGGTGAGGGGCCGTCCCTTGGATTTTAGTTTTAGCGGGCTCAAGACGGCAGTACTCTATGAACTGCGTGATCGCTGGGGGATTCCCCTTGGGCCGGGGAGAGCGGACCCGGAGCTCCGGCGGAAAATCGCAAACCAAGACCGGGCGGATCTCTGCGCGAGCTTTCAGGAGGTTGTGGTTCAGACTTTGATATCCCAAACCTTGGAAGCTTGCGAGCGGGCGCGGGTCCGGACTCTGCTTGTGGGCGGAGGGGTTGCAGCCAACGGACGTTTGAGGGAGTGTCTGGATGCAGCCGCTGCGGAACACGGGCTTCAGCTTTTTGTGTCCGAACGCCGCTACTGTATCGACAATGCAGCCATGATAGCCGGCCTGGGGTATGCGCTCTATCGCTCCGGCAAGGGCGCGGGTCTGGACATGAGCCCTGATCCTCGGATGCCGTTTTTTGGCCTGGAGCCCGGTTCTATCTAA
- a CDS encoding helix-turn-helix domain-containing protein: MDGSAWTEGDGKLLTEEEAAALLEIGVAQLRAMVEEGKLPAYQIGGTFLRFRRDQVEALKEPSEPQGETSEEGAVDSDVFGSEDSEAQPNQSTLLDRVLDLVYFNDFYLVSVVLILALLCIIFLR, translated from the coding sequence ATGGATGGTAGCGCCTGGACTGAGGGGGATGGCAAACTCCTAACCGAAGAGGAAGCGGCGGCGCTTTTGGAGATTGGTGTTGCGCAGCTTCGGGCCATGGTTGAAGAAGGGAAGTTGCCTGCTTATCAGATTGGCGGGACTTTTCTGCGCTTTCGTCGTGACCAGGTGGAGGCTTTGAAGGAGCCGTCGGAGCCGCAAGGGGAGACTTCTGAGGAGGGTGCTGTGGATTCGGATGTTTTTGGCTCTGAGGATTCCGAAGCACAGCCAAACCAATCGACGCTCTTGGATCGCGTGCTGGATTTGGTCTACTTCAATGACTTTTATCTGGTCTCCGTTGTTCTAATCCTGGCCTTGCTCTGCATCATTTTTCTCCGATAG
- a CDS encoding polymer-forming cytoskeletal protein, translating into MKRRETHSEPEEKILDVDASIEGKMIFKDPVNLRINGKFQGDLDTRGSLTVGERADVRADIVGEDITIAGRVVGDVTARRHLQLIPPAVVVGIIKSPNLTVQKGAIFQGECHMLTEAGQRWAPDPTMSIEEVAEYLEVDVSTVAKWAEEKRVPGKQENGIWLFDKTKVDAWVSSEKVKS; encoded by the coding sequence ATGAAAAGGCGGGAGACCCATAGCGAGCCTGAAGAGAAGATCCTTGATGTGGATGCCAGTATCGAAGGCAAGATGATATTCAAGGATCCGGTAAATCTCCGTATCAACGGAAAGTTTCAGGGGGACTTGGATACGCGAGGGAGTCTTACTGTGGGGGAGCGAGCCGATGTGCGTGCGGATATAGTGGGCGAGGACATTACCATTGCCGGCAGGGTCGTTGGAGATGTGACCGCCCGGCGTCATTTGCAGCTCATTCCTCCTGCTGTTGTCGTGGGGATTATCAAGTCGCCGAACTTGACTGTTCAAAAAGGGGCCATCTTTCAAGGTGAGTGTCACATGCTCACCGAGGCCGGGCAGCGCTGGGCCCCGGATCCCACAATGTCCATTGAGGAAGTGGCCGAGTATTTAGAGGTTGATGTGTCTACCGTTGCAAAGTGGGCCGAAGAGAAACGGGTCCCTGGCAAGCAGGAAAACGGCATTTGGCTTTTCGACAAGACTAAGGTGGATGCGTGGGTCTCTAGTGAGAAGGTTAAGTCTTAG